One window of Eublepharis macularius isolate TG4126 chromosome 17, MPM_Emac_v1.0, whole genome shotgun sequence genomic DNA carries:
- the POLR2J gene encoding DNA-directed RNA polymerase II subunit RPB11-a, which produces MNAPPAFESFLLFDGEKKITINKDTKVPNACLFTINKEDHTLGNIIKSQLLKDPQVLFAGYKVPHPLEHKIIIRVQTTPDYSPQEAFTNAITDLISELSLLEERFRVAIKDKQEGIE; this is translated from the exons ATGAACGCGCCTCCGGCCTTTGAGTCCTTTTTGCTCTTCGACGGGGAGAAAAA GATTACGATAAATAAGGATACCAAAGTACCAAATGCCTGTCTGTTTACCATCAACAAAGAAGACCATACGCTTGGGAATATCATTAAGTC GCAGTTACTGAAAGATCCTCAGGTTCTGTTTGCAGGCTACAAAGTCCCTCACCCGCTTGAGCATAAGATCATCATTCGTGTCCAGACCACTCCTGACTACAGTCCCCAGGAAGCCTTCACTAATGCCATTACAGATCTCATCAGCGAGCTCTCCCTGCTGGAGGAACGGTTTCGG GTTGCCATAAAAGACAAACAAGAAGGAATTGAATAG